In Spirobacillus cienkowskii, a genomic segment contains:
- a CDS encoding efflux RND transporter permease subunit, whose protein sequence is MRNISSLFINRPIGTSLLGALIILAGILAFKLLPVSQLPQIEFPTIVVQAALPGANPTIMASSVTTPLERQLGKISGVSEMTSTSGSGSSRIVLQFDLSRKIDGAANDVQAAINASLNQLPKELPAVPTYRKVNPADAPIMILSLTSDTLKKEQIYDAASSILQQKISQIEGVGQVNIGGSSLPSIRIDLNPHLLNHYGISLENVTQVINQAHSITPKGLFEDDLKSYQIETSPQIFSSHQYNPLIISYKNNSYVTLKDIAKVYDSVEDLKNMGYADGKPAVILIIFKEPGKNVIETVDRIQKEIPQLKSLIHKDIDLTVSLDRTLTIRASLFDVEKTLLISIILVILIVFLFFKDINATIIPCIAIPLSLLGTFIIMFLLGYSLDNLSLMALTIATGFVVDDAIVVLENINRHIELGKTPFQASLIGAKEVVFTIISISISLVAVFIPLLFMDGIVGRFFREFSITLSIAIIVSLFVSIIFTPTMCSKMLKNSRSQNYKINMLSKIYEKSLFWSINHKKTIILVTLLTIFTSVYLYKETPKGFFPQQDTGRIIGAIQTDQNISFINLQKKFTKFIDIIKQDEAIEHVVGYVGGSSANSGNVFISLKPLKDRKVSSDLVIKRLRQKLSTLPAAKIFLQSAQDIVIGGRQGGAQFQFSLSADNLTELKKWTQILTKELATLPGIADINNNQKENGLELFININNQKKSEFNISNNSINKYLYSYFGQKAVATIYKNLNQYRIIMEVDPKFADNTKIIDGVYINNSKNTLVPLNSFSQHHVTNSLLSINHQSSFPSTTLYFNLLPGISLGNIVNQINDSVKTLNLPPTVQASFQGSAKEFQKSLDNQPILILSAIVTVYIILGILYESFIHPITILSTLPSASVGALIALYITKTDLNLIALVGIILLIGIVKKNAIMMIDFAINVQKDNAISSSDAIFKSALLRFRPIMMTTLAAVLGAVPLAFGEGVGSEFRKPLGITIIGGLLFSQLLTLYTTPIIYIYFDKLSEWFKKNKPKVLGNNYEK, encoded by the coding sequence ATGAGAAATATATCTTCTCTATTTATCAATCGCCCAATAGGAACTTCATTACTAGGAGCTCTCATCATATTAGCAGGAATTCTTGCTTTTAAATTATTACCAGTTTCACAATTACCGCAAATAGAGTTTCCAACAATTGTTGTTCAAGCAGCTCTTCCGGGAGCCAATCCAACAATTATGGCATCCTCGGTGACAACACCACTAGAACGACAATTAGGAAAAATTTCTGGCGTTTCTGAAATGACTTCTACATCAGGATCTGGATCATCACGGATTGTTTTGCAATTTGATTTATCTCGAAAAATTGATGGAGCTGCAAACGATGTGCAAGCAGCAATCAATGCCTCATTAAATCAATTACCTAAAGAGTTGCCAGCAGTTCCAACATATCGCAAAGTTAATCCAGCCGACGCACCAATCATGATTCTTTCTCTTACATCTGACACATTAAAAAAAGAACAAATCTATGATGCGGCGTCTTCAATTCTGCAACAAAAAATTTCGCAAATAGAGGGTGTTGGACAAGTTAACATAGGAGGCAGCTCACTACCAAGCATCAGAATTGATCTCAACCCACACTTACTAAATCATTATGGAATATCATTAGAAAATGTAACACAAGTTATCAATCAAGCACACAGCATTACACCTAAAGGTTTATTTGAAGATGATTTAAAGTCATATCAAATAGAAACATCCCCACAAATATTTTCTTCACATCAATATAATCCATTAATAATTTCGTATAAAAATAATAGTTATGTAACTTTAAAAGATATTGCTAAAGTTTATGATTCTGTCGAAGATTTAAAAAATATGGGTTATGCCGATGGCAAACCTGCTGTAATATTAATAATATTTAAAGAACCAGGAAAAAATGTTATCGAAACAGTTGATCGTATTCAAAAAGAAATTCCACAATTAAAATCTTTAATTCATAAAGATATAGATTTAACAGTTTCGTTAGACAGAACACTAACAATTAGAGCGTCTTTATTTGATGTAGAAAAAACTTTATTAATTTCTATTATATTAGTAATTTTAATTGTATTTTTATTTTTTAAAGATATCAATGCAACAATTATTCCATGCATCGCTATTCCATTGTCCCTTCTTGGAACATTTATTATTATGTTTTTATTGGGTTATAGTCTTGATAACTTGTCTCTCATGGCACTAACTATTGCCACAGGTTTTGTTGTTGATGATGCTATTGTTGTTTTAGAAAATATTAATAGACATATTGAATTAGGAAAGACTCCATTTCAAGCTTCATTAATAGGTGCTAAAGAAGTTGTATTTACTATAATATCAATTAGTATATCTTTAGTTGCAGTATTTATTCCGCTCCTTTTTATGGATGGAATCGTTGGCAGATTTTTTAGAGAGTTTTCAATCACATTATCAATTGCTATTATTGTATCGTTATTTGTATCAATCATATTTACACCTACTATGTGCTCAAAAATGTTAAAAAATTCGCGAAGTCAAAATTACAAAATAAATATGCTATCTAAAATTTATGAAAAAAGTTTATTTTGGAGTATCAATCACAAAAAAACAATTATTCTAGTTACATTATTAACAATATTTACAAGTGTTTATTTATACAAAGAAACACCTAAAGGATTTTTTCCGCAACAAGATACCGGAAGAATTATTGGCGCAATTCAAACCGACCAAAATATTTCATTTATTAATTTACAAAAAAAATTTACTAAGTTTATTGATATAATTAAACAAGATGAAGCAATTGAGCATGTGGTTGGTTACGTTGGTGGAAGCTCCGCAAATTCAGGTAATGTATTTATAAGTTTAAAGCCGTTAAAGGATAGAAAAGTTTCTTCTGATCTTGTTATCAAACGTCTGAGACAAAAATTATCAACTCTACCTGCGGCTAAAATATTTTTGCAATCTGCTCAAGATATTGTAATAGGAGGTCGCCAAGGAGGGGCACAATTTCAATTTTCATTATCTGCCGATAACTTAACTGAATTAAAAAAATGGACTCAAATATTAACGAAAGAACTTGCCACACTCCCTGGAATTGCTGACATAAACAATAATCAAAAAGAAAATGGATTAGAATTATTTATAAATATAAACAATCAAAAAAAATCCGAATTTAACATAAGCAATAATTCAATAAATAAGTATCTTTATAGTTATTTTGGCCAAAAAGCGGTTGCTACAATTTACAAAAATTTAAACCAGTATCGAATTATTATGGAAGTCGATCCAAAATTTGCTGATAATACAAAAATTATAGATGGGGTTTATATTAATAATAGTAAAAATACACTAGTTCCTTTAAATTCGTTTTCTCAACATCATGTAACAAATTCTTTATTATCAATAAATCACCAATCTAGTTTTCCTTCAACAACCTTATATTTTAATTTACTTCCTGGAATTTCTTTAGGAAATATTGTTAATCAAATCAATGATTCTGTTAAAACTTTAAATTTACCTCCAACAGTTCAAGCCTCGTTTCAAGGAAGCGCAAAAGAGTTTCAAAAATCACTAGATAATCAACCTATTTTAATTTTATCAGCAATAGTCACTGTGTATATTATTCTTGGTATATTATATGAAAGCTTTATTCACCCCATTACAATATTATCAACTCTACCTTCTGCAAGCGTTGGCGCTTTAATAGCACTATATATTACTAAAACTGATTTAAACTTAATTGCATTAGTTGGTATAATATTACTAATTGGGATTGTTAAAAAAAACGCTATCATGATGATCGATTTTGCAATTAACGTTCAAAAAGATAATGCTATATCATCGAGTGATGCAATTTTTAAATCAGCATTACTAAGATTTAGGCCAATTATGATGACAACTTTAGCGGCAGTATTAGGAGCTGTTCCCTTAGCATTTGGAGAGGGAGTTGGTTCTGAATTTAGAAAACCTCTGGGAATTACTATAATAGGTGGATTATTATTTAGTCAATTATTAACCTTATATACAACACCAATTATTTATATTTATTTTGATAAATTATCAGAGTGGTTTAAAAAAAATAAACCAAAAGTTTTAGGAAATAATTATGAAAAATAA